The following proteins are encoded in a genomic region of Glycine max cultivar Williams 82 chromosome 18, Glycine_max_v4.0, whole genome shotgun sequence:
- the LOC100809273 gene encoding probable galacturonosyltransferase 15 isoform X1, translating into MKFYISTKGIKRVTISNGEGKGSAKTTAVAAGAGRRISARTVFPVMVVLGIVLPFLFVRIAILMLESAAACSSLECAGWRFFSGVDTSLELRDELTRALIEANDGNVNEGAGSFNELVKEMTSKQDLKAFAFKTKAMLSQLERKVQLARQQESVYWHLASHGIPKSLHCLCLKLAEEYSVNAMARSRLPPPEFVSRLVDPTFHHLVLLTDNVLAASVVVTSTIESSINPEKLVFHIVTDKKTYAPMHAWFATNSIKSVVEVRGLHQYDWSEEVNAGVKEMLATNHLIWKQYYNKEKDLDYTQENSRYLEALRPSSLSLMNQLRIYLPELFPDLKKIVFLDDDVVVQHDISFLWELDLNGKVIGSVFKSWCGDGCCPGSKYINYLNFSHPLVASNFDGDQCAWLYGMNIIDLETWRRTNITETYHQWLKLNLKSGMTMWNPGVLPPALMTFEGQVHPISSSMLVTDLGYRHQSAEISKEKLEAAAVIHFSGPAKPWLEIGFPEVRSLWSRYVNISNKFIGRCRITG; encoded by the exons ATGAAGTTCTACATATCAACGAAGGGGATAAAGAGAGTGACGATATCGAACGGCGAGGGAAAGGGATCGGCGAAGACGACGGCGGTGGCGGCCGGCGCCGGTCGCCGGATATCGGCTCGGACGGTGTTTCCGGTGATGGTGGTGCTCGGGATCGTGCTGCCGTTTCTGTTCGTGAGGATCGCGATCTTGATGCTGGAATCTGCTGCGGCGTGTTCCTCATTGG AATGTGCTGGGTGGAGGTTTTTCAGTGGAGTCGACACGTCACTG GAACTCAGAGATGAGCTGACCAGAGCGCTAATAGAGGCAAATGATGGTAATGTTAATGAGGGAGCAGGGTCGTTCAATGAACTTGTGAAAGAGATGACCTCAAAACAAGACCTTAAGGCTTTTGCTTTCAAGACCAAAGCCAtg CTATCACAGTTGGAACGCAAGGTGCAATTAGCAAGACAACAGGAGTCGGTTTATTGGCATCTAGCTTCTCATGGTATTCCTAAAAGTCTACATTGTCTATGTCTAAAGTTGGCTGAAGAATATTCTGTAAATGCTATGGCCAGATCTCGTCTACCCCCTCCTGAATTTGTATCGCGCCTTGTTGACCCTACCTTTCACCACTTAGTTCTCCTAACTGACAATGTCCTTGCTGCCTCTGTTGTTGTAACCTCTACAATTGAAAGTTCAATCAACCCAGAAAAACTAGTTTTTCATATTGTTACTGACAAAAAAACTTATGCTCCAATGCATGCTTGGTTTGCCACCAATTCTATTAAATCAGTTGTGGAAGTTAGGGGATTACACCAATATGACTGGTCTGAAGAAGTGAATGCTGGTGTTAAAGAGATGCTAGCAACTAATCACTTAATTTGGAAGCAATACTATAATAAGGAAAAGGACCTTGACTATACTCAAGAGAATAGCAGATATTTGGAGGCTTTAAGGCCCAGCAGCCTATCCTTGATGAATCAACTCCGCATTTATTTGCCTGAG CTGTTTCCAGATCTCAAAAAGATAGTATTCTTGGATGATGATGTTGTAGTACAACATGACATATCTTTTTTGTGGGAACTAGATCTTAATGGCAAAGTCATTGGTTCTGTATTCAAGTCGTGGTGTGGAGACGGCTGCTGCCCTGGAAGTAAATACATAAACTACTTGAACTTTTCACATCCTCTTGTTGCATCAAACTTTGACGGTGATCAGTGTGCATGGCTCTATGGCATGAATATTATTGATCTTGAAACTTGGAGGAGAACAAACATTACGGAGACCTACCATCAATGGTTGAAACTT AACCTCAAGTCCGGGATGACAATGTGGAATCCAGGAGTGCTTCCACCTGCCTTGATGACATTTGAGGGTCAAGTGCATCCTATAAGTTCATCAATGCTTGTGACTGATTTAGGTTATCGCCATCAATCAGCAGAAATTAGCAAAGAGAAATTAGAAGCTGCAGCTGTTATTCATTTCAGTGGCCCTGCAAAGCCATGGCTTGAAATTGGTTTCCCAGAGGTTCGAAGTTTATGGAGTAGATACGTAAATAtctctaataaatttattgGGAGATGTAGAATTACAGGGTGA
- the LOC100809273 gene encoding probable galacturonosyltransferase 15 isoform X2, producing MTSKQDLKAFAFKTKAMLSQLERKVQLARQQESVYWHLASHGIPKSLHCLCLKLAEEYSVNAMARSRLPPPEFVSRLVDPTFHHLVLLTDNVLAASVVVTSTIESSINPEKLVFHIVTDKKTYAPMHAWFATNSIKSVVEVRGLHQYDWSEEVNAGVKEMLATNHLIWKQYYNKEKDLDYTQENSRYLEALRPSSLSLMNQLRIYLPELFPDLKKIVFLDDDVVVQHDISFLWELDLNGKVIGSVFKSWCGDGCCPGSKYINYLNFSHPLVASNFDGDQCAWLYGMNIIDLETWRRTNITETYHQWLKLNLKSGMTMWNPGVLPPALMTFEGQVHPISSSMLVTDLGYRHQSAEISKEKLEAAAVIHFSGPAKPWLEIGFPEVRSLWSRYVNISNKFIGRCRITG from the exons ATGACCTCAAAACAAGACCTTAAGGCTTTTGCTTTCAAGACCAAAGCCAtg CTATCACAGTTGGAACGCAAGGTGCAATTAGCAAGACAACAGGAGTCGGTTTATTGGCATCTAGCTTCTCATGGTATTCCTAAAAGTCTACATTGTCTATGTCTAAAGTTGGCTGAAGAATATTCTGTAAATGCTATGGCCAGATCTCGTCTACCCCCTCCTGAATTTGTATCGCGCCTTGTTGACCCTACCTTTCACCACTTAGTTCTCCTAACTGACAATGTCCTTGCTGCCTCTGTTGTTGTAACCTCTACAATTGAAAGTTCAATCAACCCAGAAAAACTAGTTTTTCATATTGTTACTGACAAAAAAACTTATGCTCCAATGCATGCTTGGTTTGCCACCAATTCTATTAAATCAGTTGTGGAAGTTAGGGGATTACACCAATATGACTGGTCTGAAGAAGTGAATGCTGGTGTTAAAGAGATGCTAGCAACTAATCACTTAATTTGGAAGCAATACTATAATAAGGAAAAGGACCTTGACTATACTCAAGAGAATAGCAGATATTTGGAGGCTTTAAGGCCCAGCAGCCTATCCTTGATGAATCAACTCCGCATTTATTTGCCTGAG CTGTTTCCAGATCTCAAAAAGATAGTATTCTTGGATGATGATGTTGTAGTACAACATGACATATCTTTTTTGTGGGAACTAGATCTTAATGGCAAAGTCATTGGTTCTGTATTCAAGTCGTGGTGTGGAGACGGCTGCTGCCCTGGAAGTAAATACATAAACTACTTGAACTTTTCACATCCTCTTGTTGCATCAAACTTTGACGGTGATCAGTGTGCATGGCTCTATGGCATGAATATTATTGATCTTGAAACTTGGAGGAGAACAAACATTACGGAGACCTACCATCAATGGTTGAAACTT AACCTCAAGTCCGGGATGACAATGTGGAATCCAGGAGTGCTTCCACCTGCCTTGATGACATTTGAGGGTCAAGTGCATCCTATAAGTTCATCAATGCTTGTGACTGATTTAGGTTATCGCCATCAATCAGCAGAAATTAGCAAAGAGAAATTAGAAGCTGCAGCTGTTATTCATTTCAGTGGCCCTGCAAAGCCATGGCTTGAAATTGGTTTCCCAGAGGTTCGAAGTTTATGGAGTAGATACGTAAATAtctctaataaatttattgGGAGATGTAGAATTACAGGGTGA